The Enterococcus sp. 7F3_DIV0205 genome has a window encoding:
- a CDS encoding ABC transporter ATP-binding protein, which translates to MIKLEQINKFYSLEEEQLHVLKDINFEIKEKEFVAVMGPSGSGKSTLINLIGFIDKKFEGKYLFEGTEITDFSDKQLSAIRNKSVGFVFQNFSLIENNTVFENIELPLLYNGSAYTNTKERVYEVLEKVGLADKGNKYPKQLSGGQQQRVAIARAIVNSPRFIIADEPTGALDSKTSEDIMQLFQDLNKEEGVTIILVTHNPEMISYCGRLIRVKDGAIVEEELIK; encoded by the coding sequence ATGATTAAACTTGAACAAATCAATAAATTTTACTCTTTGGAAGAAGAACAACTTCATGTTTTGAAGGATATTAATTTTGAAATCAAAGAAAAAGAATTTGTGGCCGTTATGGGTCCGTCTGGTTCAGGAAAATCAACATTGATCAATCTGATTGGTTTTATCGATAAGAAGTTTGAAGGGAAATACTTATTTGAAGGAACAGAAATTACCGATTTTTCTGATAAGCAACTTTCTGCTATCAGAAATAAATCAGTTGGTTTTGTTTTTCAAAACTTCAGCTTGATTGAAAATAATACTGTGTTTGAAAATATTGAATTACCTTTATTATATAACGGCTCGGCATACACCAATACTAAAGAGAGAGTCTATGAAGTATTAGAGAAAGTGGGCTTAGCTGATAAAGGGAATAAATATCCAAAGCAACTCTCAGGTGGTCAGCAACAACGTGTAGCAATCGCAAGGGCAATTGTCAATTCCCCAAGGTTTATCATTGCAGATGAGCCAACAGGTGCATTAGACTCAAAAACTTCTGAAGATATTATGCAATTGTTCCAAGACTTGAATAAAGAAGAAGGCGTAACAATTATTTTGGTAACTCACAACCCTGAGATGATCTCTTATTGCGGACGTTTGATTCGAGTGAAAGATGGTGCCATCGTTGAAGAGGAGCTGATTAAATGA
- a CDS encoding ABC transporter permease — protein MKNFVIWKTALKSILKNKKRSFLTMFGIIIGIASVITIVSIGNGFKRDMIDKMSMTNTNENISNITFNYYDVSNAFSESEVFKKSDFDLIKSIKGVKKVDFYKTKQKLTERQVELYIKGKKLTKKVERVKKTTINLLTGRQIEPKDSETLNKVVVIDEVLAQKLYGDAEKAIGQGFEVANELFTVVGVKVSTSGTLSMENQEPLAYFPIKSYDHYFNKTETQSILNVESEVGQDKEKVIRDVLKQLNFNGSTRNIGEYELYNPKSDIDQMGSILDNLTLFISAVAGISLFIAGVGVMNMMYISVSERTKEIGIRRALGATEKDIRKQFLAEGLTLTLLGGMIGYLLGMMLGFISSLFLPFAVRPDLFTIALAVGISVLIGVVFSYMPASAASKKDLIDIMK, from the coding sequence ATGAAAAATTTCGTTATATGGAAGACGGCGTTGAAATCAATTTTGAAAAATAAAAAACGCAGTTTTTTAACAATGTTTGGGATCATTATTGGTATTGCCTCCGTCATCACAATAGTCTCTATCGGTAATGGATTTAAGCGTGATATGATTGATAAAATGTCAATGACCAACACAAACGAAAACATTAGCAACATCACCTTTAATTATTATGATGTGTCTAACGCTTTTAGCGAGAGTGAAGTCTTTAAAAAAAGTGACTTTGATTTAATTAAAAGTATAAAAGGCGTAAAAAAAGTGGACTTTTATAAGACAAAACAAAAATTAACAGAACGCCAAGTAGAATTGTATATTAAAGGCAAAAAACTAACAAAAAAAGTAGAACGAGTTAAAAAAACGACTATAAATTTATTGACAGGGCGACAAATCGAACCGAAAGATAGCGAAACGTTGAATAAAGTGGTTGTAATCGATGAAGTTCTAGCTCAAAAGCTTTATGGAGATGCTGAGAAAGCAATTGGACAAGGATTTGAAGTCGCAAATGAATTATTTACAGTTGTTGGGGTCAAAGTTAGCACAAGTGGTACACTCTCAATGGAAAATCAGGAACCTCTTGCTTACTTTCCAATTAAGAGCTATGATCACTATTTTAATAAAACAGAGACCCAATCTATTCTGAATGTGGAATCAGAAGTTGGTCAAGATAAAGAGAAAGTGATCAGAGACGTTTTAAAGCAATTAAATTTTAATGGTAGTACCAGAAATATCGGGGAGTACGAACTGTACAATCCAAAATCTGATATTGATCAGATGGGAAGCATCTTGGATAATCTTACACTGTTTATTTCTGCCGTGGCAGGTATTTCACTATTTATTGCTGGAGTAGGTGTCATGAATATGATGTATATCTCAGTTTCTGAGCGAACAAAAGAAATAGGCATCCGGCGTGCTTTAGGTGCAACTGAAAAAGATATCAGAAAGCAATTTTTAGCAGAAGGATTAACTTTGACTTTGTTGGGAGGCATGATTGGTTATCTATTAGGGATGATGTTAGGATTTATTTCATCATTATTTTTACCTTTTGCAGTTCGACCAGACTTATTTACAATCGCCTTAGCGGTCGGTATTTCAGTTTTGATCGGTGTTGTTTTTAGCTATATGCCAGCATCGGCTGCTTCTAAAAAAGATTTGATTGATATTATGAAATAA
- a CDS encoding N-acetyldiaminopimelate deacetylase produces MIQEQLIEIRRQLHRIPEIGLEEKKTQNLLLEIIQSIEKEFVEYRTWRTGILVFIHGKNPKKTIGWRADIDGLPITEEVISDFQSTHKGYMHACGHDFHMTIGLGLLEQMTLQQPENNYLFLFQPAEENEAGGMLMYEEDAFGSWLPDEFYGLHVNPELPVGMITTKVGTLFAATCEVQITLTGKGGHAAFPHDSNDMIIAGMSLVQQAQTIVSRNVNPVEGAVVTFGTFNAGTATNVIAGEATISGTIRTLTEEMNQLTQSRIREIGEGIAKSFNCEVHVMLDQKGYVPVINNKKITENFMSFMESDPDVFFKEAQVAMTGEDFGYLLSKVPGMMFWLGVDSPYGLHSAKFDPKEEAIPFAVKHIGKFLLSLDK; encoded by the coding sequence GTGATTCAAGAACAATTAATTGAGATTCGTAGACAGCTGCACCGAATACCAGAAATAGGGTTAGAAGAGAAAAAAACACAAAATCTTTTATTAGAAATTATCCAGTCAATAGAGAAAGAATTTGTAGAATATAGAACTTGGCGAACAGGCATTTTAGTATTTATTCATGGGAAAAATCCTAAAAAAACGATTGGTTGGCGTGCTGATATCGATGGTTTACCAATCACTGAAGAGGTCATTTCTGATTTTCAGTCCACCCATAAAGGGTATATGCATGCCTGTGGTCATGATTTTCATATGACTATAGGCTTAGGATTGTTAGAACAAATGACATTACAACAACCTGAGAATAATTATTTGTTTCTTTTTCAACCAGCAGAAGAAAATGAAGCTGGCGGTATGTTGATGTATGAAGAGGATGCATTTGGCTCTTGGTTGCCAGATGAATTTTATGGTCTTCATGTCAACCCTGAATTACCAGTGGGGATGATCACAACAAAAGTCGGTACACTTTTTGCTGCCACTTGTGAAGTCCAAATCACTCTAACAGGTAAAGGTGGACACGCTGCATTCCCGCATGACTCAAACGATATGATTATAGCAGGGATGAGTCTTGTTCAGCAGGCTCAAACGATTGTGAGTAGAAATGTTAATCCAGTTGAGGGAGCAGTTGTAACCTTTGGGACATTTAATGCAGGGACCGCCACAAATGTGATTGCTGGTGAAGCAACGATTTCTGGTACAATTCGGACATTAACAGAGGAAATGAATCAATTGACGCAATCTAGAATCAGGGAAATTGGGGAAGGAATTGCAAAATCTTTTAACTGCGAGGTACATGTAATGCTAGACCAGAAGGGGTATGTTCCAGTTATTAACAATAAAAAAATTACTGAAAATTTTATGTCGTTCATGGAATCCGATCCAGATGTGTTCTTTAAGGAGGCACAAGTGGCTATGACGGGGGAAGATTTTGGTTATTTGTTATCCAAAGTGCCGGGAATGATGTTTTGGTTAGGTGTAGATAGCCCATATGGTCTTCATTCTGCTAAATTTGATCCTAAAGAAGAAGCGATTCCTTTTGCCGTAAAACATATCGGCAAATTCTTGCTATCTTTGGATAAATAA
- a CDS encoding mechanosensitive ion channel family protein: MFILGQSISSKTVESTMDSTLDIKAVTEKKVNALQRFWNGINWDQILATLIEKAIYLLFLILLFVILNRIGKMLIDKTYGNYSKKQAFSESRLKTLHTLINNAFQYTLFFFFIYSLLTVIGVPVGSLLAGAGIAGVAIGLGAQGFMNDIITGFFIILEQQMDVGDYIRLTALGIEGTVTAVGLRTTQMKALDGTVHFIPNRNITTISNLSRSNMQVLIDVRIMPDEGYDQITTIIDQVNQELKEKYAESIQTGPTIFGMVDLGNGNFAVRTTMYVLNGKQAPIREEFLAQYVKKLSEANFTIPNTPITLK, translated from the coding sequence TTGTTTATTCTGGGACAATCAATATCCAGTAAAACCGTTGAAAGTACAATGGATTCGACACTTGATATAAAAGCTGTCACTGAAAAAAAAGTAAACGCTCTTCAGCGTTTTTGGAATGGGATCAATTGGGACCAGATTCTCGCTACTTTGATTGAAAAAGCGATTTATCTACTCTTTTTAATTCTTCTTTTTGTGATTTTGAATAGAATAGGTAAGATGCTTATTGATAAAACATACGGTAACTATAGTAAGAAACAAGCATTTAGTGAAAGCCGATTGAAAACATTACACACTTTGATCAACAATGCTTTCCAATATACACTTTTCTTCTTTTTCATTTATTCCTTGCTAACGGTAATCGGGGTACCTGTGGGCTCGCTTCTAGCTGGAGCAGGTATTGCTGGTGTAGCTATCGGTTTAGGTGCTCAAGGGTTTATGAATGATATTATTACCGGTTTTTTTATCATTTTAGAACAGCAAATGGATGTGGGAGATTATATTCGTTTGACTGCACTTGGAATTGAAGGGACAGTTACAGCGGTAGGCCTTAGGACAACGCAAATGAAAGCCTTAGATGGCACTGTTCACTTTATTCCAAACCGCAATATAACAACCATAAGTAATCTTTCCAGATCAAATATGCAAGTTTTGATCGACGTTCGAATTATGCCTGATGAAGGATATGATCAAATCACAACGATCATTGATCAAGTCAATCAAGAGTTAAAAGAAAAGTACGCGGAAAGCATTCAAACTGGACCGACGATTTTTGGTATGGTAGATCTTGGTAATGGAAATTTCGCTGTTCGTACAACGATGTATGTGCTAAATGGAAAACAGGCACCTATTAGGGAAGAATTTTTGGCACAATATGTTAAAAAACTGTCTGAAGCTAATTTCACGATTCCAAACACACCAATCACATTAAAATGA
- a CDS encoding branched-chain amino acid aminotransferase, with protein sequence MTIDWDTLGFDYIKTPFRYISTWKDGQWDEGKLTEDNTLHIHEGSAALHYGQQCFEGLKAYRCKDGSINLFRVDENSKRMNRSAKRLMMAEVPEDKFIRAVEDVVKANEAFVPPYGSGGTLYIRPLLIGVGEGIGVHPAPEYLFTVFCMPVGAYFKGGLTPTNFIFSDYDRAAPQGTGAIKVGGNYAASLLPGEEARKKYFSDCIYLDPATHTKIEEVGSANFFGITKDDRFITPLSPSILPSITKYSLLYLAEHNLGMEAVEEDVYIDSLDQFKEAGACGTAAVISPIGGIQTYDDFHVFYSETQVGPITQKLYDELTGIQFGDIAAPDGWIRNIQI encoded by the coding sequence ATGACAATAGATTGGGATACATTAGGTTTTGATTATATAAAAACACCATTTCGCTACATTTCGACTTGGAAGGATGGGCAATGGGATGAAGGAAAACTAACAGAAGATAATACGCTACATATCCATGAAGGGTCGGCCGCACTTCACTATGGACAACAATGTTTTGAGGGACTAAAGGCATATCGTTGTAAAGATGGTTCAATCAATCTTTTTCGAGTAGATGAAAACTCTAAACGGATGAATCGTAGTGCGAAACGTTTAATGATGGCAGAGGTTCCAGAAGATAAATTTATCCGTGCAGTTGAGGACGTTGTAAAGGCTAATGAAGCATTTGTTCCTCCTTATGGCAGCGGCGGAACGTTATATATTCGTCCACTTTTGATCGGTGTCGGTGAAGGGATCGGTGTTCATCCAGCGCCAGAATATCTTTTTACGGTATTCTGTATGCCTGTAGGTGCCTATTTCAAAGGAGGTTTAACTCCGACAAACTTTATATTTTCTGATTATGATCGTGCTGCACCTCAAGGAACGGGCGCAATTAAAGTTGGTGGGAACTATGCAGCTAGTTTGCTGCCAGGGGAAGAGGCACGAAAAAAATACTTTTCAGATTGTATCTATCTTGATCCTGCAACACATACGAAAATCGAAGAAGTTGGCTCAGCTAATTTCTTTGGAATCACAAAAGATGATCGTTTCATCACACCATTATCGCCGTCAATTTTACCAAGTATAACGAAGTATTCACTACTTTATTTGGCCGAACATAACCTTGGCATGGAAGCAGTAGAAGAAGATGTGTACATTGATTCTTTAGATCAATTTAAAGAAGCTGGAGCTTGTGGAACAGCCGCTGTAATTTCACCAATTGGTGGGATTCAAACGTATGACGATTTCCACGTGTTTTACAGCGAAACTCAAGTAGGACCGATCACTCAAAAGCTTTATGATGAACTGACGGGGATTCAGTTTGGTGATATCGCTGCACCCGATGGTTGGATCAGAAACATACAGATATAG
- a CDS encoding glucosaminidase domain-containing protein gives MEKKVLFLAMITVFSSTLSPIFAIAVPFVKNKNDIEQTTDSMESVNCSTSSTETSIHRDTVRESTADIQIKKENIQISSEPANNDIDNLKPEQEEIFPTQMTNSDIVITENQATKDFIQVIGKHAEKIAHDYHLYASIMIAQAILESGAGTSSLACDPYFNLFGIKGGYEGRSVVMKTQEDDGKGNLFSIESTFRRYPTYKESLEDYARLLNGGLIGNSDFYKGAFKSETKNYQEATAFLTGKYATDIHYAEKLNQLIEMYGLINYDDFQSEKIIEPENSDATAEFNVKFLKIKNIRALMNNKLQEIKSKKHKEESTKYFILTKDSYIKFSKWVRKLNDFFF, from the coding sequence ATGGAAAAGAAAGTATTATTTTTAGCAATGATCACAGTTTTTAGTTCGACTCTATCGCCAATTTTTGCAATTGCAGTACCGTTTGTAAAAAACAAAAATGATATTGAACAAACAACAGATTCAATGGAAAGTGTCAATTGCTCAACATCAAGTACAGAGACAAGTATTCATCGTGATACAGTGAGGGAGTCGACCGCGGATATACAAATAAAAAAAGAGAACATACAGATTTCATCTGAACCTGCAAATAATGATATTGATAACTTAAAACCGGAGCAGGAAGAAATATTTCCAACACAAATGACTAATTCAGATATAGTGATTACTGAGAATCAAGCAACTAAAGATTTCATTCAAGTAATCGGTAAGCATGCTGAAAAAATCGCACATGACTATCATTTATATGCCTCAATAATGATTGCCCAAGCAATCTTAGAATCAGGTGCTGGTACGAGCAGCTTAGCTTGTGATCCTTATTTTAATTTGTTTGGAATCAAAGGAGGCTATGAAGGAAGGTCTGTGGTGATGAAAACGCAAGAAGATGACGGAAAAGGCAATCTATTTTCTATTGAGTCAACATTTCGCCGATATCCTACGTATAAAGAATCTCTAGAAGATTATGCAAGACTGTTAAATGGCGGACTAATTGGAAATTCTGATTTTTATAAAGGTGCTTTTAAAAGCGAAACAAAAAATTACCAGGAAGCAACAGCATTTCTAACTGGAAAATATGCGACTGACATACACTATGCAGAGAAGTTGAATCAGTTGATTGAAATGTATGGATTGATCAATTATGACGACTTTCAAAGTGAAAAAATAATTGAACCAGAAAATTCAGATGCAACAGCGGAATTTAATGTGAAATTTCTAAAAATTAAAAATATCCGTGCTTTAATGAACAATAAACTTCAGGAAATCAAATCAAAAAAACATAAAGAGGAGAGTACGAAATATTTCATTTTAACAAAAGATTCCTACATTAAATTTTCGAAATGGGTAAGAAAACTGAATGACTTCTTTTTTTGA
- a CDS encoding aldo/keto reductase: MSFRNTKELMNGSIIPRLGLGVWQVKDGDEAVDSVKWALETGYRLIDTAAAYKNEVSVGEGIRASGVPRDEIFVTTKLWNADQGYESTLRAFDESLNKLGLDYIDLYLIHWPVEGKYKDSWRAMEEIYQSGRAKAIGVSNFHKHHIEDLLKEAKVVPVVDQIEIHPTLTQEPLRKFLADNKIAVEAWSPLGQGKILENPTLVDIGKKYNKTAAQVIIRWHLQNDIIVIPKSVHQERIEQNFDVFDFELTLEDIKRIDDLNKNERLGPDPDNFDF; encoded by the coding sequence ATGTCTTTTAGAAACACAAAAGAATTGATGAATGGTTCGATTATCCCACGTTTAGGATTAGGGGTATGGCAAGTGAAAGATGGAGATGAAGCAGTTGATTCTGTGAAATGGGCCTTAGAAACTGGTTATCGTTTGATTGATACCGCTGCAGCCTATAAAAATGAAGTCAGCGTTGGTGAAGGAATCCGTGCTTCTGGTGTTCCTCGAGATGAAATTTTTGTAACAACTAAATTATGGAATGCTGATCAAGGATATGAGTCAACTTTGAGAGCCTTTGATGAGAGCTTGAATAAGCTTGGTTTAGATTATATTGATTTATATTTGATTCATTGGCCGGTAGAAGGGAAATATAAGGATTCTTGGCGGGCAATGGAAGAGATTTATCAAAGCGGACGTGCCAAAGCAATTGGGGTTTCTAACTTTCATAAACACCATATTGAAGATTTGCTAAAAGAGGCTAAAGTTGTACCCGTGGTTGATCAAATAGAGATCCATCCTACACTAACACAAGAGCCATTACGTAAATTTTTAGCAGATAATAAAATTGCAGTTGAAGCTTGGTCGCCGTTGGGACAAGGGAAAATTTTGGAAAATCCTACATTAGTTGACATCGGAAAAAAATATAATAAGACCGCTGCACAAGTGATTATTCGTTGGCATCTACAAAACGATATCATTGTGATTCCAAAATCAGTCCATCAAGAGCGGATCGAACAAAACTTTGATGTATTTGATTTCGAATTGACTTTAGAAGATATCAAACGTATTGATGACCTAAATAAAAATGAACGTTTAGGTCCTGATCCAGATAATTTTGATTTTTAA
- a CDS encoding gamma-glutamyl-gamma-aminobutyrate hydrolase family protein, which translates to MTTIIGIAGNQIIQSVDVFNGNHVSYTPQGFVTAVQKAGGLPIILPIGEEQAAADYISKIDKLLLAGGQDISPDLFGEDPHPKLEETNRSRDLFELALIKEAIKQNKPIFAVCRGMQLLNVALGGTLYQDLSLYSDWKVKHGQQPTQPQFATHDIQIEKNSILYPLLGERYRVNSYHHQALNTVASSLKITARSSDGIAEAIESENPKQRILGVQWHPELRFDVEAKEFKLFDYFVNQL; encoded by the coding sequence ATGACAACGATTATCGGCATAGCTGGAAATCAAATTATTCAATCCGTTGATGTATTTAACGGCAACCATGTAAGTTATACACCACAAGGATTTGTGACCGCTGTTCAAAAAGCTGGCGGATTACCGATCATATTGCCAATTGGAGAGGAACAAGCCGCTGCGGACTATATTTCTAAAATAGACAAATTATTATTAGCTGGCGGACAAGATATTTCTCCAGATTTATTTGGTGAAGATCCTCATCCAAAACTAGAAGAAACAAACCGCAGTCGTGATCTGTTTGAACTAGCTTTGATCAAAGAAGCCATTAAACAAAATAAACCTATTTTTGCGGTCTGTCGCGGCATGCAGCTTTTAAATGTTGCTTTGGGTGGAACTTTATACCAAGACCTCTCATTATATTCTGACTGGAAGGTTAAACATGGACAACAGCCTACTCAGCCGCAATTTGCAACACATGATATCCAAATAGAAAAAAACAGTATTTTATATCCATTACTTGGCGAAAGATATCGGGTTAACTCTTATCATCACCAAGCTCTTAACACTGTAGCTTCTTCTTTAAAAATTACTGCAAGATCATCTGATGGTATTGCAGAAGCAATTGAGTCGGAAAACCCTAAGCAAAGAATATTAGGTGTTCAATGGCATCCTGAACTTCGCTTTGATGTAGAGGCAAAAGAATTTAAGTTATTTGATTATTTTGTAAATCAATTATAA
- a CDS encoding VOC family protein, giving the protein MKMAHTCVRVKDLEASLEFYQKAFNFEESRRRDFPEHKFTLVYLTLPGDGYELELTYNYDHEAYDLGDGYGHIAISTDEIEKLHEEQKSAGFTVTDMKGLPGTPPSYYFITDPDGYKIEVIRTR; this is encoded by the coding sequence ATGAAAATGGCTCACACTTGTGTTCGTGTTAAAGATTTAGAAGCGTCGTTAGAATTTTATCAAAAGGCATTCAATTTTGAGGAAAGCCGCCGTCGTGATTTTCCAGAACATAAATTTACTTTAGTTTATCTAACATTGCCAGGTGATGGTTACGAACTAGAATTAACGTATAATTATGATCATGAAGCTTATGATCTGGGCGATGGTTATGGTCATATAGCTATTAGTACAGACGAAATCGAAAAATTGCATGAGGAACAAAAAAGTGCCGGTTTCACAGTTACGGATATGAAAGGTTTACCTGGAACTCCACCATCTTATTATTTCATTACAGATCCAGATGGCTATAAAATCGAAGTCATCCGTACTCGTTAA
- a CDS encoding NUDIX hydrolase, translated as MKTPSFGEKSDTLVYKKRLGAYIIVSRSNATEIVLVQAPNGAYFLPGGEIEQGETKEVAIHREMIEELGFEVIIGEYLGQADEYFHSRHRSTDYYNPGYFFVADGWTQVCEPLEKTNTICWVTVEEGIQLLKRGSHKWAVHKWKDNQ; from the coding sequence ATGAAAACACCGTCATTCGGTGAAAAATCGGATACACTGGTCTATAAAAAAAGGCTAGGTGCTTATATTATCGTGTCAAGAAGTAATGCAACAGAAATAGTCTTGGTTCAGGCACCTAATGGAGCATATTTTTTACCGGGCGGAGAAATTGAACAAGGAGAGACTAAAGAAGTTGCAATTCATCGAGAAATGATCGAGGAGCTTGGATTTGAAGTGATCATTGGTGAGTATCTAGGACAAGCAGACGAGTACTTTCATTCAAGACACCGAAGTACAGACTATTATAATCCAGGTTACTTCTTTGTTGCAGACGGTTGGACACAAGTATGTGAACCTTTAGAGAAGACGAATACCATTTGCTGGGTTACGGTTGAGGAAGGAATTCAGTTACTAAAACGCGGCAGTCACAAATGGGCAGTACATAAATGGAAAGACAATCAATAA
- a CDS encoding PTS sugar transporter subunit IIA codes for MLSEMIKEEFIQLRIDASDWEDAIRKSASPLLNGGKITAEYIDKIIETAQTSGPYIVVTKHVALPHAPTQFGALDLAMGITTLKTPIASGNKANDPVKYLFCMSAKDSETHLESMAELVNLLSDQKFYQVLDTAEKPMDILNYIIETE; via the coding sequence TTGTTAAGTGAAATGATAAAAGAAGAATTTATTCAACTACGAATTGACGCTTCCGATTGGGAAGATGCAATCCGAAAATCGGCTAGCCCTCTGCTCAATGGTGGAAAAATCACAGCAGAGTATATTGATAAGATTATTGAAACAGCGCAAACCTCAGGGCCTTATATTGTGGTTACAAAACATGTTGCACTGCCCCACGCACCAACGCAATTTGGTGCGCTGGATTTAGCAATGGGTATCACAACATTAAAAACACCAATCGCCTCAGGAAATAAAGCGAATGATCCAGTCAAATATCTTTTTTGTATGAGCGCTAAAGATAGTGAAACTCACTTAGAATCTATGGCTGAACTCGTCAACTTATTAAGTGATCAAAAGTTTTATCAAGTTTTAGATACAGCAGAAAAACCCATGGACATTTTAAATTATATTATTGAAACAGAATAG
- a CDS encoding PTS sugar transporter subunit IIB, producing the protein MHKALVACRAGVGSSLMLKIKTEQVIKENGFPIQVEHSSLDAVPGFDGDLLITLADVAKELETQGLKQTIIGINNIVDKIEIESKLSQFLNR; encoded by the coding sequence ATGCATAAAGCACTTGTAGCTTGTAGAGCTGGAGTAGGGTCAAGTTTAATGTTAAAAATTAAAACGGAGCAAGTAATAAAGGAAAATGGTTTTCCAATCCAAGTTGAACATTCTTCTTTGGATGCGGTACCAGGATTTGATGGTGACTTATTGATAACTTTGGCGGATGTTGCAAAAGAGTTGGAAACACAAGGATTAAAGCAAACAATCATCGGGATCAACAATATTGTCGATAAAATTGAAATTGAAAGTAAACTAAGTCAATTTCTGAATCGCTGA
- a CDS encoding PTS ascorbate transporter subunit IIC — MDFIISFLSTPAVLLGIVAFVGLVAQKKTGTEILTGTFKTIIGFMVFSAGGALMTGALQNFNKLFQTGFNIVGVVASPEAATAMAQEQYALVTSCTLILGFLMNLVFARITPMKNIFFTTGHSLFFACVLSLIIKSHGISDIAAIILGGTILGFCSAALPQLCQPFMRKITGSDDVAIGHFNMIGYSLSGYIGKLFSKHEDKSTEHINFPKWLSFFRDFLMGVAVIMLILFYVSALKAGRSVTQELAGTTHWLVFPMIQAFTFTAGMSILMTGVRMFLAEITAAFVSISEKFIPNSRPALDVPTVFPYAPTAVIVGFLSAYAAGLVGVAIMVIFKFPIVIIPAAHICFFSGGTAGVFGNSTGGWRGAVAGSFIIGLLLAFLPTILYPVYGSMGLEGSTFPNIDYNVIGIFLEKLLNLFS, encoded by the coding sequence GTGGATTTTATTATTAGTTTTTTAAGCACCCCCGCAGTTTTACTAGGTATCGTTGCATTCGTAGGACTTGTCGCTCAAAAGAAGACCGGGACAGAAATACTAACAGGTACCTTTAAAACGATTATTGGTTTCATGGTTTTTAGTGCTGGTGGAGCATTGATGACTGGCGCATTGCAAAATTTCAATAAGTTATTTCAAACAGGTTTTAATATAGTAGGGGTTGTTGCTTCACCAGAAGCAGCAACGGCTATGGCTCAAGAACAATATGCTTTAGTGACTTCTTGTACGTTGATTTTAGGATTTCTAATGAACTTAGTTTTTGCTCGTATCACACCGATGAAGAACATCTTCTTTACAACAGGTCACAGTTTGTTCTTCGCATGTGTATTGTCACTGATCATCAAGTCACATGGTATTTCAGATATTGCAGCAATTATTTTGGGAGGAACGATTTTAGGCTTTTGTTCTGCTGCGCTTCCTCAACTCTGTCAACCTTTTATGCGGAAAATTACTGGAAGCGACGATGTTGCAATCGGGCATTTTAATATGATCGGTTACTCTTTATCAGGTTATATTGGAAAACTTTTTAGTAAACATGAAGATAAAAGTACTGAGCACATTAATTTTCCCAAATGGTTGTCATTTTTTAGAGATTTTTTAATGGGTGTTGCGGTTATTATGCTGATTCTATTTTATGTATCCGCTTTAAAAGCTGGTCGATCAGTCACACAAGAGCTGGCGGGAACAACTCATTGGCTAGTTTTCCCAATGATTCAAGCATTTACTTTTACTGCTGGGATGTCTATTTTAATGACAGGGGTTCGCATGTTCTTAGCTGAAATTACGGCGGCTTTTGTTTCTATTTCAGAAAAATTTATTCCAAATTCTCGACCTGCATTAGATGTTCCAACTGTTTTCCCATATGCTCCAACGGCTGTCATTGTTGGTTTTTTATCTGCCTACGCTGCAGGGTTAGTTGGTGTTGCAATCATGGTGATTTTCAAGTTTCCAATCGTTATTATTCCAGCTGCGCATATTTGCTTTTTCTCTGGTGGAACAGCAGGAGTCTTTGGTAATTCAACTGGAGGATGGCGTGGAGCGGTAGCTGGATCGTTTATCATTGGTCTGCTATTAGCGTTCTTACCAACGATACTTTACCCCGTTTACGGAAGTATGGGACTGGAAGGGTCAACGTTTCCAAATATAGATTACAATGTAATCGGAATTTTCCTCGAGAAACTATTAAATTTATTTAGTTAA